A stretch of DNA from Halopiger xanaduensis SH-6:
TGGTTGTCCCAAACCTCGACAGACTCCGACATTCCGGGTTTCCGGTTGCCCTCCTTCCTGCCGCCGGCCCGCCCGTTGCCGACCGCTCGAACGGCGTAGGTCGAGTCAGTCGTCCCCTCGGGGTCGAGGTAATTCGTGCTGTCAGTGATCGGTTTGTTGTTTAGCCGTTCACCGTCGCGATAGACGTGGAACCCGAGATCGGCGGGTTCGGTCCCGAACAGCCGCCACCGGAGCAACACCCCGTCGTCCGCCGGAACGGCGACGAGCCCCCGATCGAGGGACTCCATCTGACGTGTACCGTGCTCGTTGTTTCCTTTTCCTCTCCCTTGCCCGTTCCCTCTCCCAGAGGTCGCCATACTGACACCGCTGGCCCCCAGCATCGCTGTCCCGGCAGTGATTCCTAGAAACTCGCGTCGATACCGGTCTTCGTTCGTGCCTCTGTCAGACATTATCTTTCACCACAATGTTTCACACATGAATATATTATATAAATGTTAGGGTACCATAACTGCCGGCGTTTCGATTTCCGTGGCGTTCCGTCTGAAATAGGAGCCCTGATCGATCGGTGGCCCGTCTGGCTCGAGGAGGTAGCGCTTTGCCGACAACACATACCAGAGGATGGGGTGCATTTGACCACGCCACAAGACAGCCACGCCGATGCTCAACCCCAGCAAGAGACGCGTGGAATGTATACGCCTTGAAACTAGAGGGCCGGTTGTGCTCAGCCTGAAATCCTGTGGGGAATTCCCGCGTCTTCAGGCGCGAGAAGAGGTCAATGTCGTAGCTGAGACCGGCTGTGCGGACAGTAATTTTGATATAGGCTCGATGTGGTGATCTAACATGTGACTACCGACGACACACTACCAAAAAAACCATCCAACGTAGCTACCGACGGCGGTAGCGAGACACCAAAGTTGCGGAACGATTACGAGGGCAGTAAACCGTCCGAAACCTGGTTTACGGAGCTCGATCAGGCTGTCATCCAGGAGGATCGCTGTATCCAGTGTGGGAGCTGTATCGCCGTCTGTCCGGTCGATACGATCGGTACCGATGAGGACGGACTACCAACGCTAACGAAGATGTGTATCGGCTGCTCGCGTTGCTGGGACTTCTGTCCCCGTGGCGGCCTTCGATACGAACGCCAGTGGAAGATTACCGGCGGGGAAGACAACGTCAAAGGTGCCGGCGACCCGATCGACGAACACTCCGCGAAGGTCCAAGACAACTGGCGAGAGAACGCACAGGACGGTGGCGTCGTCACCGCCATGCTTATTCGCCTACTCGAGGAGGGTAAGATCGACGGCGCGGTCATCGCAACCGAAAGCGAGGACGAGCCGTGGAAGGCCGAGCCGTTTATCGCAACCACTCCCAAGGAGTGTATCGAGAACGCAGGTTCGTTCTACAACCAGACGATGGCGCTGGAACACCTCGATTACAGAGCGATCGAAGAGACGTTCCCGGAGATGGACCTCGACGACCTCGATCTCGCAGTCGTCGGGACGCCGTGTGTAATCGAAGGTATCGAAGCCCTGCAGGACTTCGAGTGGGACTACGGGAGCCACGAGG
This window harbors:
- a CDS encoding Coenzyme F420 hydrogenase/dehydrogenase, beta subunit C-terminal domain, whose amino-acid sequence is MTTDDTLPKKPSNVATDGGSETPKLRNDYEGSKPSETWFTELDQAVIQEDRCIQCGSCIAVCPVDTIGTDEDGLPTLTKMCIGCSRCWDFCPRGGLRYERQWKITGGEDNVKGAGDPIDEHSAKVQDNWRENAQDGGVVTAMLIRLLEEGKIDGAVIATESEDEPWKAEPFIATTPKECIENAGSFYNQTMALEHLDYRAIEETFPEMDLDDLDLAVVGTPCVIEGIEALQDFEWDYGSHEEGVRAIEYTIALMCTKNFNYYKFVGEQLEEKRDIPPEDIKKMDILHGKLMVWDHSDEMILEEDIENFHSAALKGCDECADFTGYCADVSVGSVGSSDEYSSVIVRTEAGQEMWELTEPELDHHDLEERSEIGGLQNWDKKAAFDALERPFDPDAPRFFSYSEHAEDYGVDPDPYDPSVKGKPSSSS